The sequence below is a genomic window from candidate division WOR-3 bacterium.
GATCATGACGGAATTTTCAACGGACAAAATATCAGGTACATTCAAATGGACGCCGCCCAGTTGAAGTTTGACGACTGCAGTTTCGATGTTGTCTCAATCGGCAACTCTCTTCATCATTTGGAAGATCCTGAAACAGTATTAAGCCAAATGTTTCGCGTTTTAGAGGAAAAGAGGTGGGCAGTCATAAGTGAAATGTACAGAAATAGACTTTCTCCTGAGTCTCAAACACATGTTCTTGTCCATCATTGGTGGGCTGGAATTGACAGCGCGTTGGGGGTGACGCACAGAGAGACTTACAAAAGATGCGATCTGGTGGAAATGATAGAAAGAGCAGGTTTTATCGAGAATAAATACTTCGATATAATCGACAGTGAAAGCGATCCGCATGATGAAGAAAGAAAGAAATATTTTTACGATGCCATTGAAAAATATCTCTATAGAGCGAACTCTTTTCAAAACCTGC
It includes:
- a CDS encoding class I SAM-dependent methyltransferase, coding for MGKEHKNTKYGNTDDPGLILSKIHGKRVLDVATGTGSNIQHLKNSLGSFKEIIGIDLEKPERIKKFDHDGIFNGQNIRYIQMDAAQLKFDDCSFDVVSIGNSLHHLEDPETVLSQMFRVLEEKRWAVISEMYRNRLSPESQTHVLVHHWWAGIDSALGVTHRETYKRCDLVEMIERAGFIENKYFDIIDSESDPHDEERKKYFYDAIEKYLYRANSFQNLPFFKEQAKKLLDRIDRIGIRWSPVLLAISKKQ